The window TGGACGGTGACAATGCTGTTGTAGGCGCAGGTCATGCCCTGGCCTATAATCACCTGCTCCATGGCGGCCCGCACCTGGGCCTCAGTGGTTGCCCCCGGAGTGGCAACCATACCGGCTTTGTGGGCGGCGACGGAGACCGCCGCCGCCTGTTTGATTTGGTCAAGGGCGTAGTCATCGTGGTGCAATCGCAGGGCCACCAGGGCTTCGACCAAAGCTCTGCGACGTTCTGCGGCGGTGGTTTGGGCGGAAAGGGTCGCCGCTTCGCCTAAATAGGCGTCTAGGTCTTGATAAGGATAGGCGGCGTCGGCTCCGATATCAGCGGCGATCGCGTCTCGACTAGGGCTTGGCCCGTGCCACAGAGCCGCTTCGGTGGAGGTCTCATCCATAAACAGCGTCAGCCTTCCCCCTTCAAGATGAAGGGCAGCATTGGCCAGGGGCAGGCCCGCAAAGTACAAAAAATGGCTGTTGGCCCGAAAGGGATAGGTGTTGGCCGGAAAGTTGCGCGACACTGCCTGCCCCGACCACAGCACCACTGGCCCTGGATGAAGCTCAGCTAGGCGATCGCGGCGCTGCCGTAGCGCCGCAGCCAGCGATAAAGAGGTGGTCTGAGGGGGCATAGACAACCAAAGCCGACGACCTCTTTAGTCTGCCACAGCACACCAGTCCTAAAGATGTAACAAACTTGACAGGCTAGATCTAGCTTTAAACCTCGATTGCCAGTCGTTAACCCCAAAGAAGAGAAACATCCCTTAAAATGAAACCAATAAAATTAATTTTTTGTGAATTCTCCATTCAAAGCTCAGTTCAAATGAACTACTGTTGAATCTATAACGGCTAGCCTATCTCAGGTGCAGCGCTATGGCTTCCTTAACGATTTGTCTAGGATCACGGGTTCGCCTTAAGGGTCAAGACGACCACGTACCCGATTTTGTAGTAGTGCGGTGTGAGCGCGATCGCTGCTGGGTGCGCCAGCAAGACTGGGCTCCTGGTACCGAAATCAAAGTCAGTTTCAAGCAGATTCTAGTGCCTCCAGAGGCAGGCTCAACTCTGACAGTAGATCTGGCTCAGCAGGTCAAAGCATCAGGATTGTTGGCCGGCCACGGTGACCACCGCGCGGGAGAGAACGTGGTTTATATGGACGCCTACCGCCGTCGCCCTGCCCCTCAGAAGCGGTAGCGTTGATGGATGATAGTTTTGAGCTCTAAGTTGCAACGATTTGTTGCAGATGCTTCGTCCCTAAGGTGTTAGGATGCAGCTCTGTCGGTTTTAGCGGGGGTCAGCCGCTGAAGGAAACGGGGAAAGCGCAGCGAAAATCTGCCACTGTCCCGCAGCTGTGAGGCGATTTTAGAGTTCGGATTTTGGATTGACACTTCTCCAACGTCTAGACCTTAAAATTCTCCAAGTCAGAATGCCCGCCGATGGATGCCCACTGTTATTTCCATCTGCGAGGTACAGATGACTATAAATAGTTTTTGGTTTGCTCTAGGGCGCTGTAGCCCTGGGCGATATTTTTTGCTGCTGCACCAGGCCCCAAGCGATCGCCGGTGGTGGCTGTGCGCATAGATGACAGCGTGTGGCAGGGCTGTAGCGATTGGCAGCCGCTGTTTATTCGCGAATATTGGCTGCCCATAGGTCACCTCGCCTGGCAGGGGTTTTTGCAGCAGGGCCGAGGCATGATGCTGTGCGAGGTTCACGCTAGCACCGCCACGGTGGACTGGAGACGCACAGCGGTGCCCTACACTGCCCGTTTTGTGGCCGCAGGTGTCGTAGCTGCCTGCTGTCACGACCTCGGTCTGCCAGCTGATCAATTGCCTGCTCTAGCCGAGGCCATAGCGACCTACGACCCCGCCCAGGATGCGATCTTGCTCTTGATTGGAGACTCGCGCCCCTATGTGAGCTGCCTAAAGGCGTGGGCGGTGCCACCGCCGGAGTGCTCTCGCCAGATGGGCGATTCGCGAAGCGATCTGTCCTGGAATCGCCAGGCCGAGTTTACCGTCACTCCCAAATCTTAATTTCTCGGTTTTGTCGGTCTCCCAAGCTTCGAGGCTGGCTGGCAAATCCTATTCACCTATCTGTTTGAACCCAATGACCCAACCAACTTTATTTGTCTGCGCCCTGTGTAAATTCCCCGCCGCTGAGTCTGGCGTGGGCGATACCCCTGGAGGGCAGCACCTGATCGACCAGCTAACGAACTGCCTAGCCGCCGAAACCGGTTCGGGCGAAATCACCCTTCAGCCGGTGCGCTGCATGGCTGCTTGCGATCGCGCCTGCAACGCTGCCCTCAGCGCCCCCGGCAAGCTGACCTTTATCTTCAATGACCTTTTGCCCAGCCAGTCAGCCTCCGACTTGGCAGAGTTTTGTCGCCAGTACGCCGCTGCCGCTAACGGCAAGGTGCCCTACGGGCTGCGATCGCCCGCCATCAAGCAGGCCACAGCCTATGTGCTGCCGCCGCTATTAGCCGAGGGAGTAGAGGCTGCAATTCCGGAACGGAGCGCTTCGCGAGTTACCCATTAACTCATCCACTCTCCACCGACAATCTCAAACTCCAGCCCAAAATCCTGGGCCAAACTACAGGTTTGGTGGTCAGTAATGTTGGTGTCGCTCAGCTCTAAGTTGTAGAAGCTGATGGCGGCATCGGTAAAGTAAGGCCCTGCGTGCCAAGTGCCTACCTCTAGCTTGATAAAGCAGTTGCCGGGAATGTGAAAGGCGCGGATTTTACTCGGGTCGGGCTGCTCAGCCTTCCCCGGTGGAGCGACTGCCATAAACCAATCTTTGCCCTCCAGTGCTCCTAGGCACTGGGTACAACGTTGGTGCCGAGTAATAGTGCGAAACCGGGTGCCCTTGGCCTCTAGGGTCATGATGTAAAAGTGGGGAATGCCGCGATCGAGCTTGAGCTGGGCATCGCTAGGGCCGAAGGTAGCGCCGTCGGCACTGGGGAAGATCACCTGACCAAAGGGTGCAAAGCTCTCTGGGGTGATGGGCTGTGCCGTCAATTGCTGAAGGGTGAGGGGGGGAGAGTCATCCATTGGTACCGAGTTTTTGCAACTGTGGCGATCGCTAGCTCATGCTTACCTACGGTGGTTGCTCGATGTCTTGTAGGAGGAGACCATCATAAGATCCACTGGCTCAAGGCTATTGCCATGATAGCTTCTCAGCTTAGCTTTCCCCAGGCTTCAGCGTATCGGGTACCGCCATTGGAAAGTGGCGACCGCTCATCCGCCCTGAGTTTGAGCGCGCCATGCCGCCGCTGCCGTTACCAAAGCCGAGCTGGTCGAAGGAGTCGTCTATGTGGCCTCGCCCCTGCGGTTTCAACAGCACGCCGAGCTTCACAGCCGATTAGATACTCGGCTGGGTACCTATGTGGCCTTTACCTCCGGCACTCGCTCAGGCATTGAACCCACAGTGCGCATTGATCTAGATAACGAGCCTCAGCCCGATATTGTATTTGTGATGGATAAATTGACGGGCGGACAGGCTCGACTCAGTAAAGATGGCTACTTAGAAGGTTCGCCGAAACTGGTGATTGAGATTACCGTCAGCAGTGCGGCCATTGACCAGGGCGATAAAAAGCAGGCCTATTGGCGCAACGGGGTGGCAGAGTACCTGGTTTGGCAGGTGTTTGAAAACAAAATTGACCGATATGCGCTCAACGATGGTGATTATCAGCCGTTGCCAGTGGATGATGATGGGGTGATTCGCAGCCGTCAGTTTCCGAGGCTTTGGTTAGCGGCGAACGCCATCCTACAGGGAGATATGGCTCAGGTGTTAACGGTATTCAGTCGCCAGAGCACCAGGCATTTGTGGTTTCACTGGAGCGATCGCCGTAATCAAGCGCAACACTGCCGCCGCGTCGTCGTAACCGAGGAAGGAGGACATGTTATGACCTGTGACCATGCTAGAGCGTTAGCCTTAGCTAAAGCAGGGCAGTGGGATGCTGCTCACAACCTCGTGCAGCCCTACTACGATCGCAACTCCTGCCTGATTCACGCCTACCTACATCGGGTCGAGGGAGACAACGGCAACGCCCGTTACTGGTATCGGCAGGCTGGGGAAACCATGCCCGCCAATACGCTGGAGGAAGAATTGGAGCGGTTAACTGATGCGATTGTGGGTCAGGCGTAAATGGATTCACCGGCCCGGCGTTGGGCAGCCCATTACGACGTCTCCTGCAAATAATTCAGGAAAGACTGGACCCAGAGTAGCTGTATGTTTTTGCAATCCCCAGAACTAACTAACTAGTTGGAAGAAGCTCTGGAACCCATCATGATTCAGGAGGTGGCAACGGCGTACAGCGGCCATGGCGTAGAGCCAGCAACCGATACATCACCATAGCTGTCATGGTGGCAGAAATACCCCACATCGTGGCGATCGCAACAGAGCTCGTCAAAATCAACCCGGTGGTTGTATGGCCGATAGCTCGGGTAACAGAACCCAAAATAAACCAGCCCAGCCCCCAACTAACCGCACCGCTAATGACTTGAATTAAAACCCACCAGGCCATACCAGGAATCTGGGTATAAAAGACTAGCCCCTGAATACCACCGATTATCAGGCCCCCAACAGCTCCACTCATGATTAAACTGCTGTGAAAGGCAACATAAGGCCGCACCATTCTGCTCAGGACCACCCCTAACATCGTGGCCAGAGTCCATCGCACTGTTCCCGAAGCCCCCAAACGCAGCATTGAACCCTGCAAGAGACCGACTACAGCTCCTAGAACATAGGGAATGATTAGGTTTTGCTCAGCAGGGACGCTGATTACGGCTAATCCGCAGCCTAAAACCGTCAAGCCAACCCAGAGGAAGCAGAACTTCCAGGCCCTATGAGGGGGATAATTGGCGGCCAAGAATAGGGGACGGTTAAAGGCAGAAAAATTCATAGGAATGTCGTTGACGTAACGTTGGACCAGGGACGATACCATCGGTGGCGACTCCACCTGCCTGCCCTGCCAATAGCATACCCTTGCCTCCTGAGCCCATAGCGTAATGCGAAACCCCAAAACCCACGGGCAAGAGTAGTAGCGCTCCACATACCAGCGAATTTCTTCCAGTTCCACCGGCCCCGGGGGCGAGGTAAAGTGGTCGCAGCGGCTGGTAATACGGCGGCTATGGTCACGGTTGCAATCGGTAGAAATGTAGGTGAGTTCGGCGGTGATGGTGGCGCGGCGAATGCCATCCTGCTCGGTAATAATGGGATCGCTGAGCGTCAGCAGCAATTCCTCCACGGGTTCAACCGCAACGGGTCCGCCAGTGACCAAATCCGCAGGCAGCTCTAACCTCAGGGCCGCCGAGATTTGCGGCATGGCCTCGGTGAGGCCGTTGGAGCTGTCTTTAACGAAAATGTGGATCGGTTCGCTGGGGAAGAAGGGCTTGAGGATGCCCCGTTGTACCCCCGGCAGCACCACAGGAATCACCTTATAGCCATCGGTGCGGGTCTGAGCCACCTCCGAGGCCAGGCGAATTTTCTTTTGCACTCAGGCCGAGCCTAGGGCATCCAGGCTGACGACCACCAAAAAATGGCGGGCGGTGCGGATGGCCTTTTCAATGCTGGGGGGAGCGCATCCCCGCCGGCCAGTTCTCGGGAATCCACCTAGGTAGTTTGGCCGTGCAACTCAAGCGTTTCCCACAGTCGCTTCACGGTGGGGTCGTCTCTGCTGGAGTGGGAGATAAAGATATGGTCGCCCATGCCCAGGTTTGGCTTTACGAGGTGGTGCGTGGATGCTGACTACCTTTTGCACCATCAAGATAGCCGCCCTTTTTCCAGAAAGCCCAGGTTTTGCTACCCTAACCAGCGGCTGATTCAAACTACGTTGGCTACTTCTTACAACACCTAAAAGAAAATTCTCACCCTCTAACCCTTGTTGGTAAGCTGGAGGTTTGTTCTTCGATCGCAGAGTTGGGGCAGTAAGGCATGGATAACAAGTTGATGCTGATGATTCCGGGGCCGACCCCGGTACCCGAGCAGGTGCTGTTGGCCATGGCCAAGCATCCCATGGGCCACCGTAGCGGAGAGTTTAGCGCCCTGATGGGCGAGGTGACTGAAAACCTCAAGTGGCTGCACCAGACCAAAAACGACGTGCTGGTGCTCTGCTCCAGCGGCACCGGGGCCATGGAAGCCGGCATTATCAACTTCCTCAGCGCGGGCGATAAGGTTCTGGTGGGCAACAACGGCAAGTTTGGCGAACGCTGGGGCGAAGTAGCCCGCGCCTACGGCCTCGATACCCACGAAATTACCGCTGAGTGGGGCAAACCCCTCAACCCCGACGACTTCAAAGCAGCCCTAGAGACCGACACCGCTAAAGATATTAAAGCGGTAATTATTACCCACAGCGAAACCTCTACCGGGGTGCTCAACGATGTGGAAACTATAAACAGCCATGTCAAAGCCCACGGCGCGCTAATCATGCTGGATGCGGTGACTAGCCTAGGAGCTATCTCGGTACCGGTGGACGAGTGGGGTCTAGATGTGGTGGCTTCAGGTTCCCAAAAGGGCTACATGATTCCTCCCGGGCTGGCCTTCGTCAGCGTCAGCGCCAAGGCTTGGGAAGCCTACGAAACGGCTACATTGCCCAAGTTCTACCTCGACCTCAAGCCCTACAGCAAAGGGGCGGCTAAGAATACGACTCCGTTTACCCCCCCGGTCAACCTGTTCTTTGCCCTGCACGCGGCTTTGCAAATGATGCAGAAAGAGGGACTAGAGGCGATCTTTGCTCGCCACGATCGCCAGAAGCGAGCCACCCGCGCCGCCATGGCTGCCCTCAACCTGCCGCTGTTTGGGGCCGACGACTGCGCTAGCCCAGCCATCACTGCCGTCATGCCCCAGGGGGTAGACGCGGAGCAAATTCGCTCGGTGATGAAGAAGCAGTTTGACATTGTCTTAGCTGGGGGCCAAGACCACCTGAAGGGCAAGATCTTTCGGATTGGGCACCTGGGCTTTGTGAGCGATCGCGACATTCTCACCGCCGTCGCATCTTTAGAAGCCACCCTGACCAAGCTGGGCTACGACCAGTTCACCCCTGGGGCTGGGGTCAACGCCGCTGGCCAAATTCTGCTGGCCTAGACTCACCCCTAAAGGCCCTGGCTAAATCGCTTAACGCGGGTCACCATCCGCTGAAAGCTTCCGGGGCCGCACTCTTTCTCAAACTCCAGTACGATCCAGTCTTAGCGCTTGCCAATGCACTTGGCGCTTTCTGGTAGGGTGCATTCGTGCGAAGCACAATGCACCTAGAGAATCTACGCCAAGAGGTGGTGCATTGCTGCGCGAATGCACCCTACGTTCGTCGTTAAATAACTTGGCGTAGATTCGCCATTCGTTGAAAGCTGCCGGGGCCGCACTCTTTTTCAAACTCTTGCACAATCCAGTCCTGGCGTTTGCCGATGCGCTTGGCGCTTTTTTGCAGGTATTCAAAATACTCCAGCATCTGTGTAGGGGTGGGCCGAGGGCCGAGGATCGAGCCCAAGCACCAAGCATCTTTCGGCCTGCGACCGCAGTGCTCCCAGAACGATCGCTCCGCCCAGGTTGGCGCATTGCCACGCATATAGGCGCGACGGCGGTGGCTGTGAAACAGCTCTACCAGGGTAGGAATGTCGTTGATCTGGTGGGCCTGGTCGGCGGAGTAAATTTCCACCATGTCCTCCAGGTTGAGCGGGCGCTCATTAATCCACTGGTGGCCGCAGTCGGGGCACTTGGCGATGAACGACAGCACAATGCGCCCGCACTGGGGGCAGGGCTTTGTCGGTGGTGGATTGCCCCCCTCGCTGTCCTTTTGGGTCTGTACCGGCAGGTTGTAGTCCTTGATGTCTTCGGGAAAACCCAGGCGCTCCAGATTGCCCGCCTGATCGAGAATG is drawn from Leptolyngbya subtilissima AS-A7 and contains these coding sequences:
- a CDS encoding DUF1636 domain-containing protein, translating into MTQPTLFVCALCKFPAAESGVGDTPGGQHLIDQLTNCLAAETGSGEITLQPVRCMAACDRACNAALSAPGKLTFIFNDLLPSQSASDLAEFCRQYAAAANGKVPYGLRSPAIKQATAYVLPPLLAEGVEAAIPERSASRVTH
- a CDS encoding ureidoglycolate lyase; the encoded protein is MDDSPPLTLQQLTAQPITPESFAPFGQVIFPSADGATFGPSDAQLKLDRGIPHFYIMTLEAKGTRFRTITRHQRCTQCLGALEGKDWFMAVAPPGKAEQPDPSKIRAFHIPGNCFIKLEVGTWHAGPYFTDAAISFYNLELSDTNITDHQTCSLAQDFGLEFEIVGGEWMS
- a CDS encoding Uma2 family endonuclease translates to MASPLRFQQHAELHSRLDTRLGTYVAFTSGTRSGIEPTVRIDLDNEPQPDIVFVMDKLTGGQARLSKDGYLEGSPKLVIEITVSSAAIDQGDKKQAYWRNGVAEYLVWQVFENKIDRYALNDGDYQPLPVDDDGVIRSRQFPRLWLAANAILQGDMAQVLTVFSRQSTRHLWFHWSDRRNQAQHCRRVVVTEEGGHVMTCDHARALALAKAGQWDAAHNLVQPYYDRNSCLIHAYLHRVEGDNGNARYWYRQAGETMPANTLEEELERLTDAIVGQA
- a CDS encoding pyridoxal-phosphate-dependent aminotransferase family protein, which translates into the protein MDNKLMLMIPGPTPVPEQVLLAMAKHPMGHRSGEFSALMGEVTENLKWLHQTKNDVLVLCSSGTGAMEAGIINFLSAGDKVLVGNNGKFGERWGEVARAYGLDTHEITAEWGKPLNPDDFKAALETDTAKDIKAVIITHSETSTGVLNDVETINSHVKAHGALIMLDAVTSLGAISVPVDEWGLDVVASGSQKGYMIPPGLAFVSVSAKAWEAYETATLPKFYLDLKPYSKGAAKNTTPFTPPVNLFFALHAALQMMQKEGLEAIFARHDRQKRATRAAMAALNLPLFGADDCASPAITAVMPQGVDAEQIRSVMKKQFDIVLAGGQDHLKGKIFRIGHLGFVSDRDILTAVASLEATLTKLGYDQFTPGAGVNAAGQILLA